TCTTAAATAATCAACAAATTTAAATGATTTGTTGAATAATCGACAAATCACGTTCATTTAACGATTGTAAGCATCTTGTTTCTTTTTTATTATTATAGACGGATGTCGTTTAATCAATCAACATCGATTATGTTGGTGCAGCAGATGGATACAGAGGTAATGCACACCATTTCAGTGTTAAAAAGAAACACTCGTGAATGCGGGGTACGCCCGTCTTTATCCTTCATACCAAGTTTCAAGGAGGTATAGCAATGAACTATCGCACAGTAGGAAAAACGGGAATTCAGGTTTCCAGTTTATGTTTTGGCACCATGTCGTTTGGTGCAAACGCCGATGAAGAAACATCCAAAGAAATGTATAAACGTTGTAGGGAAGTTGGCATCAACTTCTTCGATACAGCCGATGTATATGCCGGAGGGCGTTCGGAAGAAATTCTAGGTGAGTGTATTGCACACGAGCGAGATCATATCGTTCTTACGACAAAAGTGTTTTGGAACACGGGTGCGGATGTGAATGCAAGAGGCTTATCTAGACGTCATATTAAGCAAAGCATTGAAGCAAGTCTTAGGCGCTTAAAAACAGATTACATTGATTTTTATTTTGTTCATGATTTTGATGAGTTGACTCCAATGGAGGAAACCCTTCGCGCACTGGATGATTTGCAAGCACAAGGCAAAATTCTCTATCCCGCAGTTAGCAACTGGGCTGCCTGGCAAATCACCAAAGCATTAGGGATCTCTGCGAAGGAACAACTCGCTCGTTTTGAATTGATTCAACCGATGTACAACTTGGTGAAACGACAAGCTGAGGTGGAAATTTTGCCGCTCGCTGTGTCCGAACAATTGGGAGTGATCTCATACAGCCCCTTAGGAGGTGGACTCTTCACAGGAAAATATGGGGTAAATAAACGACCTGAGCAGGGGCGATTGGTCCAAGAAAAACGGTATACGGATCGATATGGAGACG
Above is a window of Fodinisporobacter ferrooxydans DNA encoding:
- a CDS encoding aldo/keto reductase codes for the protein MNYRTVGKTGIQVSSLCFGTMSFGANADEETSKEMYKRCREVGINFFDTADVYAGGRSEEILGECIAHERDHIVLTTKVFWNTGADVNARGLSRRHIKQSIEASLRRLKTDYIDFYFVHDFDELTPMEETLRALDDLQAQGKILYPAVSNWAAWQITKALGISAKEQLARFELIQPMYNLVKRQAEVEILPLAVSEQLGVISYSPLGGGLFTGKYGVNKRPEQGRLVQEKRYTDRYGDEMNFVVADWFTAHAAKRGINPSTLAVAWVMFNPAITAPIIGARNVEQLEDSLAALDVDMTPEWRDEISALSVTPQPATDRGEVLKGWR